Proteins encoded within one genomic window of Cucumis sativus cultivar 9930 chromosome 3, Cucumber_9930_V3, whole genome shotgun sequence:
- the LOC101217767 gene encoding protein RCC2 homolog produces the protein MSTLDDGSKVEEVKEKEEKAGELLFCGATSWDIIGRKKGPVEGNLVSPTRLRPLVGIDIRFVASGCTSCHCVALDVEGRCYTWGRNEKGQLGHGDLIQRDRPTIVSDLSKYKVVKAGAGRNHTVVVTEDGNSLSFGWNKHGQLGSGSIKNEIESSPVRCLVSEVKTTACGGEFTAWLTSIEGASILTAGLPQYGQLGHGTDNEYNTKDSSVRLAYEAQPRPRAIASLAGEKIVKVACGTNHTVAVDSNGFVYTWGFGGYGRLGHKEQKDEWAPRRVDIFQRRNTLPPDAIISAGSVNSSCTAGGGQLYMWGKIKNAGDDWMYPKPLMDLSGWNIRCMDSGNMHHFVGADNSCISWGHAQYGELGYGPMGQKSSALPKKVDILENMHVISVACGAGHSMVVVDRTNVADRLDQLDIHDGKAFDEVNVVLEAVPQSKGSAIKPSSKAAKASLKAKKRKKSKDSSDSEEEEEENEDGDSSDEEANGLSDTSEQYGSKSKGRGKGSKKPSSGGKGSGRGRGRPPSNNKKPAASQGKAGAKRGRPRKT, from the exons ATGTCTACGCTCGATGACGGTTCCAAGGTCGAGGAGGTTAAGGAGAAGGAAGAGAAAGCAGGGGAGCTTTTGTTTTGTGGTGCTACCTCTTGGGATATAATTGGTCGAAAAAAGGGTCCCGTTGAAGGCAACTTGGTCTCTCCTACTCGCCTTCGTCCGCTTGTCGGCATTGACATTCGTTTTGTTGCTTCTGGCTGCA CATCGTGTCATTGTGTGGCATTGGACGTGGAAGGTCGTTGCTATACCTGGGGACGCAATGAG AAAGGTCAATTGGGTCATGGAGATTTGATTCAGCGAGATAGGCCTACTATAGTATCTGACCTTTCGAA GTACAAGGTGGTTAAAGCTGGAGCAGGGAGAAACCACACTGTTGTGGTCACGGAGGATGGAAATTCTCTGTCATTTGGTTGGAACAAACATGGCCAGTTGGGTTCAGGTTCTATAAAAAATG AGATTGAGTCATCTCCTGTCCGTTGTCTTGTGTCTGAAGTGAAAACTACTGCTTGTGGGGGTGAATTCACTGCGTGGTTAACTTCTATTGAAGGAGCTTCCATACT TACTGCGGGTCTTCCTCAATATGGACAGCTTGGTCATGGAACAGATAATGAG TACAACACGAAGGATAGCTCAGTGAGACTTGCTTATGAAGCCCAACCACGCCCTAGAGCAATTGCTTCCCTTGCTggagaaaaaattgttaaagttgCATGTGGAACAAATCATACAG TGGCTGTGGATTCTAATGGTTTTGTCTACAC GTGGGGTTTTGGCGGTTATGGAAG ACTTGGGCATAAAGAGCAGAAGGATGAATGGGCTCCTCGACGTGTCGATATATTCCAGAGGAGAAATACATTGCCTCCTGATGCTATCATTTCAGCGGGGTCTGTGAACTCTTCTTGTACTGCAG gCGGAGGGCAGTTATATATGtggggaaaaataaaaaatgcagGAGATGACTGGATGTATCCAAAACCTCTCATGGATTTAAG TGGATGGAATATAAGATGCATGGATTCAGGCAACATGCACCATTTTGTGGGTGCCGATAACTCGTGCATAAGTTGGGGCCATGCACAATATGGAGAGCTTGGATATGGCCCAATGGGGCAGAA GTCTTCTGCGTTACCCAAAAAGGTTGATATCCTGGAGAACATGCATGTCATAAG tGTTGCATGTGGTGCTGGACACTCTATGGTTGTTGTTGATAGAACAAATGTAGCCGATCGGCTTGATCAG CTCGATATACACGATGGCAAAGCTTTTGATGAAG TGAATGTGGTATTGGAAGCAGTACCACAGAGTAAAGGTTCAGCCATCAAGCCAAGTTCAAAGGCTGCTAAAGCATCACTGAAGGccaaaaagaggaagaagtcAAAAGATTCATCAGACtcggaggaagaagaggaagaaaatgaagatggtGACAGTAGCGATGAGGAGGCCAATGGGCTATCGGATACGAGCGAACAGTATGGGAGCAAAAGTAAGGGTAGAGGAAAGGGTAGTAAAAAGCCATCCAGTGGTGGGAAAGGCAGTGGTCGTGGACGGGGTCGTCCCCCATCAAACAACAAGAAACCAGCAGCTTCTCAAGGAAAAGCAGGAGCTAAGAGAGGTAGACCTCGGAAGACATGA
- the LOC101204153 gene encoding aldehyde oxidase GLOX, with protein MYTHYSIVLSLIFTNLLLFSSLSPTTAAGGSWMLLQRSVGISAMHMQLLQNDRVVMYDRTDFGPSNLSLPGGKCLRDPKAKIKVDCTAHSIEYNVITNTFRPLMVLSDVWCSSGSVLPDGTLVQTGGFNSGERRVRKFRPCSTCDWEEIPLALSARRWYATNHILPDGRQIIFGGRRQYNYEFYPKDEATQNVFDLRFLAETNDNGIENNLYPYVFLQPDGNLFIFANNRAILFDYTKNKVVKTFPAIPDGEPRNYPSTGSAVMLPLNVDAKFIEVEVLVCGGAPKGSYDKANSHGIFVEALRTCARIKITDQNPQWVMETMPQPRVMVDMLLLPNGNVLLINGGSAGAAGWEIGRKPALNPVLYHTNNPVGKRFELQNPTTIPRMYHSTAILLRDGRVLVGGSNPHSSYNFTGVLFPTELRLEAFSPSYLDPEFAYLRPAIQFPASSVKLRHGQALKVGFTVPGKVDSTRLSVTILSPSFNTHSFSMNQRLLILSTTKYRLRGNKKYEVEVTIPGSGNVAPSGYYILYLVHKEIPSIGIWVQLSDRK; from the coding sequence ATGTATACTCATTATTCCATTGTTTTATCACTCATTTTTACCAATCTACTTCTCTTCTCCAGCCTCTCTCCGACCACGGCGGCCGGAGGGAGTTGGATGTTACTGCAGAGAAGCGTCGGCATATCGGCCATGCACATGCAATTGCTTCAAAATGACCGCGTTGTGATGTACGACCGTACTGATTTTGGTCCCTCCAATTTGTCTCTGCCTGGAGGAAAATGCCTTAGAGACCCTAAAgccaaaataaaagttgactGTACGGCACATTCTATTGAGTACAATGTCATCACCAACACATTCCGACCACTCATGGTTCTTTCCGACGTTTGGTGTTCCTCCGGCTCCGTATTACCTGACGGTACTCTCGTCCAAACTGGCGGTTTCAATTCCGGGGAACGCCGAGTCAGAAAGTTCAGACCCTGTTCCACCTGTGATTGGGAAGAGATTCCATTAGCGCTATCGGCCCGCCGGTGGTACGCCACTAACCATATTCTCCCCGACGGTAGACAGATCATTTTCGGCGGTCGACGACAGTATAATTACGAATTCTACCCAAAAGACGAAGCAACTCAAAATGTGTTCGATTTGCGTTTCTTAGCAGAGACTAATGACAATGGCATCGAAAACAATTTATACCcatatgtttttcttcaacCTGATGgaaatttattcatattcGCTAACAATCGAGCTATTCTATTCGATTACACCAAAAACAAAGTGGTCAAAACATTCCCGGCTATTCCTGACGGCGAGCCGCGGAACTACCCGAGCACTGGCTCCGCCGTGATGCTTCCATTGAATGTGGATGCTAAATTCATTGAAGTTGAAGTATTGGTTTGCGGTGGAGCTCCGAAAGGGTCTTATGATAAAGCCAATAGTCATGGAATTTTTGTAGAGGCGTTGAGAACTTGTGCCAGAATTAAAATTACTGATCAAAATCCTCAGTGGGTTATGGAAACAATGCCGCAACCCAGAGTGATGGTTGATATGTTGTTGCTTCCAAACGGCAACGTTTTGCTCATTAACGGAGGTTCCGCCGGTGCCGCTGGTTGGGAAATCGGCCGGAAACCGGCTTTAAACCCGGTTCTGTACCACACGAATAACCCAGTTGGTAAAAGATTCGAATTGCAAAATCCTACCACAATTCCTCGAATGTACCACTCGACGGCGATACTACTCCGTGACGGTCGCGTTCTCGTCGGCGGTAGTAATCCACACTCCTCATACAATTTCACCGGCGTACTTTTTCCGACGGAATTAAGGTTAGAAGCATTTTCACCTTCGTATTTAGACCCTGAATTTGCATACCTACGACCCGCAATCCAATTCCCTGCTTCTTCGGTAAAGCTCCGGCATGGGCAAGCATTGAAGGTGGGTTTTACAGTCCCCGGTAAAGTTGACTCGACAAGATTGTCGGTGACGATTTTATCGCCGTCGTTCAATACTCATTCGTTCTCGATGAATCAGAGGCTGTTGATTCTTAGCACCACAAAGTACAGACTTAGAGGgaataagaaatatgaagTTGAGGTTACAATTCCGGGATCGGGTAATGTTGCACCGTCGGGATACTATATATTATACCTTGTTCATAAGGAAATTCCGAGCATCGGTATTTGGGTTCAATTGagtgatagaaaataa